From the genome of Deltaproteobacteria bacterium, one region includes:
- a CDS encoding PAC2 family protein — protein MRIGAFELNEPIPELREPHVLATLRPWVDVNNVGSLTLDGLEAQFGAKELAKLARPGNFFDFTRYRPTLYFERDVRLLKIPNTILSYAQREKGNDLLFLRLLEPHALAEAYVDSILKLFKAFKVKRYCLLGSMYDSVPHTKPLLVNGRATGKEAEQDLKRAGVQPSNYQGPTTITSLIAQKGSELGMEAISFIVSLPQYINVDEDYLGKVRLMEILNLLYDIPIDKKDFEKAARQRNLINQKVETTPELQKILPHLENIYRIRIAQKEGERMPGLSPEMEQFFWETDGKDFGKA, from the coding sequence ATGAGGATTGGTGCTTTTGAGTTAAATGAACCCATTCCGGAATTAAGAGAACCACATGTTTTGGCGACTCTTCGCCCCTGGGTAGATGTGAATAACGTCGGCAGCTTGACCTTGGATGGATTAGAGGCTCAGTTTGGAGCTAAGGAATTGGCCAAATTGGCCAGGCCCGGCAATTTTTTCGATTTTACCCGCTATCGCCCCACTCTTTACTTTGAAAGAGATGTTCGCCTGTTAAAAATACCCAACACCATTCTTAGCTACGCCCAAAGGGAAAAGGGAAACGACCTCCTTTTTCTTCGCCTTCTTGAACCTCATGCTCTTGCCGAAGCCTATGTTGATTCCATCTTAAAGCTTTTTAAGGCCTTTAAAGTAAAAAGGTATTGCCTTTTAGGCAGCATGTACGATTCTGTCCCGCACACGAAACCTTTACTTGTCAATGGGAGAGCAACGGGAAAGGAGGCGGAGCAAGATCTAAAGAGAGCGGGAGTCCAGCCCAGTAATTACCAGGGTCCAACGACCATTACTTCTTTGATTGCCCAAAAAGGGTCCGAGCTGGGCATGGAAGCCATCTCGTTTATCGTTTCTTTACCTCAATATATTAACGTGGATGAGGATTACCTGGGAAAGGTGCGGTTAATGGAAATTTTGAATTTGCTCTATGACATCCCGATTGATAAAAAGGATTTTGAGAAGGCGGCCAGGCAACGGAATTTAATAAACCAGAAAGTGGAGACAACCCCGGAACTGCAAAAAATCCTTCCGCATCTTGAAAACATCTATAGGATTCGCATTGCGCAAAAAGAAGGAGAGAGGATGCCAGGGCTTTCTCCCGAGATGGAACAATTTTTTTGGGAGACAGACGGAAAAGATTTCGGGAAAGCCTAA
- a CDS encoding ATP-binding cassette domain-containing protein, producing the protein MKVPALEIWEVTYAINGRKIVDNVTWKVERGEHWALLGPNGAGKTTLLKIVCGYLWPNAGGEVRRQGKALIDLRELRRSIGWVTSSLPAHIPAEELVSDTVLSGKYAQIGFVKMKWDVPNKQDYETALQHLDELGCAELAGMKFGFLSQGEQQKVLIARARMTQPYLIILDEPCAGLDPGARETFLASLQDLGRYKGAPSLVYVTHHIEEILPLFKKTLIIKEGRVIASGKTEAIINAQTIEELYGVALKIVRSNGRYWPIAK; encoded by the coding sequence ATGAAAGTTCCGGCGCTGGAAATTTGGGAAGTGACGTATGCCATCAATGGCAGAAAAATAGTCGATAATGTTACCTGGAAAGTGGAACGCGGAGAACATTGGGCCCTTCTGGGGCCGAACGGTGCAGGGAAAACCACCCTGCTGAAAATTGTCTGCGGGTACCTCTGGCCGAACGCGGGAGGAGAGGTACGGCGCCAAGGGAAAGCGCTCATCGACCTGAGGGAGTTGAGGCGAAGCATTGGCTGGGTTACGTCTTCTCTTCCTGCGCATATCCCGGCGGAAGAACTGGTCTCGGACACCGTCCTTTCGGGGAAATATGCCCAGATCGGCTTCGTGAAGATGAAATGGGACGTCCCCAACAAGCAGGACTACGAAACCGCACTCCAACATTTGGATGAACTCGGCTGCGCAGAATTGGCCGGTATGAAATTTGGTTTTCTTTCCCAGGGAGAACAGCAAAAGGTCTTGATCGCCAGAGCGCGCATGACCCAACCCTATCTTATTATCCTGGATGAACCCTGCGCCGGCCTGGACCCTGGAGCACGGGAAACCTTTCTGGCCTCTTTACAAGATTTGGGAAGATATAAAGGAGCACCCAGTCTGGTTTACGTGACCCACCATATTGAAGAAATCCTCCCTTTATTTAAGAAGACGTTGATCATCAAAGAGGGGCGAGTGATCGCCAGCGGGAAAACGGAAGCCATCATCAATGCTCAAACGATCGAGGAACTCTACGGGGTTGCTTTGAAAATCGTACGGAGTAACGGCCGCTACTGGCCGATCGCAAAATAA
- a CDS encoding DUF664 domain-containing protein — protein MLKEIEIYSSFLNDLRNQVKTLLEGLPKEALDWRPIDGQGELVTNSLAVMTIHLAGSEAFWIKEIIGGRSIHRDRDAEFIVKGLEFPELIAKLETAAKDTPSILSSLPPAQLEETRKFRDRMVTVRWAILHVIEHWAMHIGHMQLTRQLWLAKFGKK, from the coding sequence ATGTTAAAAGAAATTGAAATTTACTCGTCCTTTTTGAACGATCTGCGCAATCAGGTTAAAACTCTGCTGGAAGGACTACCGAAAGAAGCGCTGGATTGGCGTCCGATTGATGGCCAGGGAGAACTGGTCACGAACTCACTGGCAGTCATGACGATCCACTTGGCTGGTTCAGAGGCTTTTTGGATAAAAGAGATTATTGGAGGACGCTCCATCCATCGTGACCGAGATGCTGAGTTCATCGTTAAAGGGCTGGAGTTTCCGGAACTGATAGCCAAATTGGAAACGGCGGCAAAGGATACACCCTCAATTCTATCATCCTTGCCGCCTGCCCAACTGGAGGAAACCCGGAAATTTCGGGACCGCATGGTAACGGTCCGGTGGGCAATCCTGCACGTCATCGAGCACTGGGCCATGCATATCGGGCATATGCAACTTACGCGTCAATTGTGGCTGGCTAAGTTTGGAAAGAAATAG
- a CDS encoding DUF1016 N-terminal domain-containing protein: protein MAKTISFLRQNEKLLGDLRSLIVEARQDLARTVNSALVMLYWKVGQRIRQDLLKEKRADYGEKIVPTVSAQLVEEFGNGFSPPNLSRMVRLTEAFPDLEILSTLSKELGWSHFRQIFYLREDLQRNL from the coding sequence ATGGCGAAAACCATAAGTTTTTTAAGACAAAACGAAAAACTTCTTGGCGATCTTCGAAGTTTAATTGTAGAAGCCCGCCAGGATTTGGCCCGAACGGTCAATTCTGCCTTGGTAATGCTTTATTGGAAAGTGGGCCAGCGGATTCGACAGGATCTCCTGAAGGAGAAGCGGGCTGATTATGGTGAAAAGATAGTGCCGACAGTATCGGCACAATTGGTCGAAGAATTCGGAAACGGCTTTTCTCCCCCTAATTTATCACGGATGGTTCGTCTCACTGAGGCTTTCCCGGATCTGGAGATTCTTTCGACACTGTCGAAAGAATTAGGCTGGAGTCATTTCCGGCAGATTTTCTACCTGCGAGAGGATCTCCAGCGTAACTTATAA